A window of the Burkholderia sp. 9120 genome harbors these coding sequences:
- a CDS encoding GNAT family N-acetyltransferase, which yields MTASGRTRVNVRRLTPTEWPRAFPIIVQLRALDEAEFLQRARRQAHTGYELVGAFEGDVLIGVMGMRPVHTLARGAHLHIDDLVVDASVRGSGAGRALMDYAEADAQAREMTAVFLDAHPDAVPFYERQNFALHLAPSMRKLISR from the coding sequence ATGACCGCAAGTGGCCGCACCCGAGTCAATGTCCGACGCCTTACCCCGACTGAATGGCCGCGCGCGTTTCCCATCATTGTCCAGTTGCGCGCACTGGATGAGGCGGAGTTCCTGCAACGGGCACGCCGCCAGGCGCACACCGGTTATGAACTCGTCGGCGCATTTGAAGGGGACGTGCTGATCGGCGTCATGGGCATGCGGCCGGTTCATACGCTCGCACGCGGTGCTCACTTGCATATCGACGACCTGGTCGTCGACGCCAGCGTACGAGGCAGCGGCGCCGGCCGCGCGTTGATGGACTATGCCGAAGCCGATGCACAGGCACGCGAAATGACGGCCGTGTTTCTCGACGCGCATCCGGATGCGGTTCCGTTCTATGAGCGGCAGAACTTTGCGCTGCATCTCGCACCGTCGATGAGAAAGCTTATTTCGCGGTAG
- a CDS encoding TetR/AcrR family transcriptional regulator, producing the protein MDMALDGAIRIFRERGFHATSLGELGAAMNLTAGSIYKAFADKRAVFLAAFERYTEIRQASLQRSINAAGSGRDKVLAVLHFYAESAHGVEGERGCLVVGSATDLATFDSEVAGRITAALQRTEKLLADLIRSGHKDGSIPSAVEVASTARLLLSVTQGFRIVGKAGRTRAQMMAAADQAMRLLS; encoded by the coding sequence ATGGACATGGCGCTAGACGGCGCCATCAGGATCTTCCGCGAACGGGGATTCCACGCGACGTCGCTCGGCGAGCTGGGCGCCGCGATGAACCTGACGGCGGGCAGTATCTACAAGGCGTTTGCCGATAAGCGCGCGGTGTTTCTTGCCGCATTCGAGCGCTACACTGAGATTCGTCAGGCGAGCTTGCAACGTTCGATCAATGCGGCGGGGTCCGGCCGTGACAAGGTGCTCGCGGTCCTACATTTCTATGCCGAGTCGGCTCACGGAGTCGAAGGCGAGCGCGGGTGTCTGGTCGTGGGCAGTGCCACCGACCTTGCGACCTTCGATAGTGAGGTGGCCGGTCGTATCACCGCCGCCTTGCAGCGTACGGAAAAGCTGTTGGCGGATCTGATCCGGTCAGGTCACAAAGACGGCTCGATTCCTTCGGCCGTTGAGGTTGCATCCACCGCGCGCTTGCTGCTGAGTGTGACGCAAGGATTCAGAATCGTGGGCAAAGCGGGGCGAACCCGCGCGCAAATGATGGCCGCCGCCGATCAGGCGATGCGCCTGTTGAGTTAG
- a CDS encoding alpha/beta hydrolase has translation MSTTDSFAALPVSPKLVNAAPPSRPVAGLAGFEHRYETVNGVRLHYVRGGKPNGDVVVLLAGFPESWFAWRKVMSLLAPVSQIVALDLPGQGDSDRPTDGYDTQTLAQQVHRFLQQLGISQYSLAAHDVGAWVAYPYAALFGSEIHRLALLDAGIPGITLPAALPTAPDRAWRTWHFSFHTIPDLPETLIAGREREYLDWFLRRKTANPDAFSDADLDEYLRIFVKDGGLRAGLAYYRTASLSARQNGELSANGKLPTPLLALGSDQGSIADMATPLREFFVDVQGCTISHCGHFLPEEQPQIVADELAAFFGLDALCKNRDSSNGMD, from the coding sequence ATGTCGACAACGGATTCATTTGCGGCTTTACCGGTCAGCCCAAAACTCGTCAATGCGGCGCCGCCGTCGAGACCGGTTGCCGGCTTAGCCGGATTCGAGCATCGGTACGAGACGGTCAATGGCGTCCGGCTTCATTATGTGCGAGGTGGCAAGCCGAACGGCGATGTCGTCGTGCTGCTGGCAGGCTTTCCCGAGAGCTGGTTCGCGTGGCGCAAAGTGATGTCGCTGCTCGCGCCGGTCTCCCAGATCGTTGCACTGGATCTTCCTGGGCAGGGCGATTCCGATCGACCGACAGACGGCTATGACACGCAGACACTGGCCCAGCAGGTTCATCGTTTTCTTCAGCAACTCGGCATTAGCCAGTACTCGCTCGCCGCTCACGATGTGGGCGCATGGGTCGCTTATCCGTATGCGGCGCTATTCGGCAGTGAAATTCATAGGCTCGCGTTGCTGGATGCGGGCATTCCGGGCATCACCTTGCCCGCTGCACTCCCCACCGCACCGGACCGCGCGTGGCGTACCTGGCATTTTTCGTTTCACACGATTCCTGATTTGCCTGAGACGCTGATTGCGGGTCGCGAGCGGGAATATCTGGACTGGTTTCTGCGTCGAAAGACCGCGAATCCGGATGCGTTTTCCGACGCGGACCTCGACGAGTATCTGCGTATTTTCGTAAAAGACGGCGGCCTGCGGGCGGGGCTGGCTTACTATCGCACCGCATCGCTCTCCGCGCGGCAGAACGGCGAGTTGAGCGCAAACGGCAAGCTGCCGACGCCTTTGTTAGCGCTCGGTTCCGATCAAGGATCTATTGCCGACATGGCGACGCCGTTGCGCGAGTTTTTCGTCGACGTTCAGGGTTGCACGATTAGCCACTGCGGCCACTTTCTTCCCGAAGAGCAACCGCAAATCGTTGCCGACGAGCTTGCCGCGTTTTTCGGACTGGACGCCTTATGCAAGAATAGGGACTCTTCAAATGGAATGGATTGA